The Pelagibius sp. CAU 1746 genomic sequence GCGGGCGGCGCCGCCGGCTGCTGGGCCGCACCGCTGCCCTGCTCGCCGCAGGCGGCCAGCAGGCCCAGGAGAGCAACGCCCAGGGCGCTCCTCAATAGACTAAGGACAGCCCGCGCCACCCGCGAACCCTCGGATTTCTCGGTCGATTGCATGCTACTGCCTCTCACTCAGACGCCCCCCGCGTCGGCAGGAAACTGAGCAGTTTACTTATACCGCGCCGCAGCAAATGCAAGATCGCGCTTGGAAAGGGGGGATTGCGTCGCTTGCATAGCCCGGCCGGAAGCCGCAGATTTGCTGGATGAGCGCAGCTTTGACGACGAGTCCTAGCCCCACCGAAGACACGGTCCTGACGCCCCAGCTCTGTACCCAGGGCCGCGAACGGGCGCAGCCGGTGATCGACTGGCTCTTCGCCATGCGGCTGCAGCCGAGCCGTATCAGCCAACTCTTTGAGGGATTCCTCCGCGAGTTGGATGCCGTCGGCATCCCGGTCGACCGCTCCACCCTGCACCTACCCCAACTCCACCCGCAGCTACGCGCCAGAACGGTGCTGTGGGAAGATGGGGAGCAGGCCGTGGTCGAGATCCCGCGGGTACACGGAATCGAACACACCGAGTTTTTCCTCAAAAGCCCCATCAAGCAGGTCTTCGACGGCGGGCCCGCCGTCCGGCGGCGCCTCGGCCAGCCCGGCTGCCCACTGGACTTTCCCATCACTGAGGAACTCCACGGCAACGGCTACCGCGACTACACCGTTCGGCCGCTGCCCTTCAGCAACGGTCAGGTCAACGGCCTTACCCTCTCCAGCAAGCAAGACGGCGGTTTCAGCGATTGCGACATTGCCACAGTGGAGGCCACCCTGCCCGCCTTCGGGTTGCTGCTCGAGCTGCGCCACGCCTATGTCACCGCTCAGACGCTGATGGAGACCTATCTCGGCACGCGCAGCGGTCAACGGGTCCTGGCAGGTACCATCCGCCGCGGGCACGCGGAACGCATCAATGCGGTGCTCCTGACCTCCGATCTGCGCTGCTTCACCGAGCTCTCAGAGTCCCTCACCATGGAAGAAGTCGTCGATTTGCTCGACGAGTATTTCGAGATCATGGGCGTGGCAATCGTGGAATCCGGCGGTGAGATCCTGAAGTTCATCGGCGACGGTATTCTGGCAATCTTCCCAACGGGCGAAGCCGGTGAAGCGGCCACTTGCAGCGCCTGCGAGGCGGCGATGCAGGCAGCGCGCCGCGCACTGCAGGGCATCCACAACAAACGTCTGCACCGCGAGAGCCTGGGATTGGTGCCCTACCGTGCCGGTATCGCGCTGCACCTGGGCGATGTCCTCTACGGCAATATCGGCGCCGCGG encodes the following:
- a CDS encoding adenylate/guanylate cyclase domain-containing protein — its product is MTTSPSPTEDTVLTPQLCTQGRERAQPVIDWLFAMRLQPSRISQLFEGFLRELDAVGIPVDRSTLHLPQLHPQLRARTVLWEDGEQAVVEIPRVHGIEHTEFFLKSPIKQVFDGGPAVRRRLGQPGCPLDFPITEELHGNGYRDYTVRPLPFSNGQVNGLTLSSKQDGGFSDCDIATVEATLPAFGLLLELRHAYVTAQTLMETYLGTRSGQRVLAGTIRRGHAERINAVLLTSDLRCFTELSESLTMEEVVDLLDEYFEIMGVAIVESGGEILKFIGDGILAIFPTGEAGEAATCSACEAAMQAARRALQGIHNKRLHRESLGLVPYRAGIALHLGDVLYGNIGAADRLDFTVIGPAVNLVSRIEALNQALHLPLVFSADFAASWKGAARSLGLHQLKGIADPQEVFTLADTAGLPGQD